A section of the Hirschia baltica ATCC 49814 genome encodes:
- a CDS encoding S1 family peptidase, protein MVDDVLRYGNVENADVERATSNFNGSYLQGISFCTTPIELISNDGNEEVISTATGFFWRHGNRTFLITNWHVLSGMNAITEQLNRKAFIPAQLRFYGLELNFKGKTVALRRRQWILEFDEGMQTILGTPVKENGTAIDVWGVHISNGLVVTRDNDRKGFVGADKFSGHLNENDFEKLISNVGDDCFVLGYPLNNSDGARVPVWKRGTIASETSFGVDGRPVFLIDAAVTEGMSGSPVFRRETGPLFRNEKTGNLEKSVYFEFIGIYAGRLQSKKLEATNLGYVWYGNLIPSVIDHYDSFGFS, encoded by the coding sequence ATGGTTGACGACGTTCTTAGATACGGAAACGTAGAAAACGCTGATGTAGAAAGGGCTACGAGTAATTTTAACGGTAGCTACCTGCAAGGTATTAGCTTCTGCACGACACCGATTGAGCTGATTTCTAACGACGGCAATGAGGAAGTAATATCAACTGCTACTGGTTTTTTTTGGAGGCATGGAAACAGAACTTTTCTGATAACGAATTGGCATGTTCTGTCCGGCATGAATGCAATAACAGAGCAGTTAAATAGGAAAGCTTTTATTCCTGCACAACTTCGTTTCTACGGTTTAGAATTAAATTTCAAAGGCAAAACAGTTGCTTTGCGTCGTCGCCAATGGATACTGGAGTTTGATGAGGGGATGCAGACCATTCTTGGAACGCCTGTGAAAGAAAATGGTACTGCAATTGATGTTTGGGGAGTTCATATCTCAAACGGGCTTGTTGTAACTCGTGATAATGATCGAAAAGGATTTGTTGGGGCAGATAAATTTTCAGGGCATTTGAACGAAAATGATTTTGAAAAATTGATTTCAAATGTTGGAGATGATTGTTTTGTTCTCGGGTATCCATTGAATAATTCCGACGGTGCGCGAGTACCAGTCTGGAAAAGAGGAACCATTGCGAGTGAAACTTCTTTTGGAGTTGATGGACGACCTGTATTTTTAATAGATGCTGCTGTCACTGAAGGGATGTCTGGGTCTCCAGTCTTTCGTAGAGAAACCGGCCCTCTGTTTAGAAATGAAAAAACAGGAAATTTAGAAAAGTCTGTCTACTTTGAATTTATTGGTATCTATGCTGGACGATTGCAAAGTAAAAAGCTTGAAGCAACCAACCTTGGATATGTTTGGTATGGAAACCTTATACCATCCGTTATAGATCACTATGACAGCTTTGGATTTTCTTAG
- a CDS encoding phage portal protein produces the protein MFPFKTREAKASGVPFVALSQLGTARWTRDKISLAREGMVNNAIGYRCVRLIAEAAAGVRWKASEGGEDALALLDNPNPEQSGIELMEAFYGHLQTNGNAYLHGVVLDDGAQPQLPRQIYTLRPDRVTPIIGAHGWPLGWNYKVDRMGKRFMREADGWSPVLHFKLFHPLHDHDGLAPLEAAGKAVDVHNAGAAWAKALIDNSARPSGALVYGKGGDRMTPEQFSRLKQELEELHTGASNAGRPMLLEGGLDWKPMSLTPADMDFIAARHDAAREIALAFGVPPMMLGIPGDNTYSNYKEANMAFWRLTVLPLVEKAGRSLSNWLSVRSQGRIELRPDLESITALTSERDALWARLENASYISDDEKRELAGLPPVTKRGEV, from the coding sequence ATGTTTCCATTTAAAACGCGTGAGGCGAAAGCTTCGGGCGTGCCTTTTGTTGCCTTATCGCAACTGGGCACGGCGCGCTGGACGCGGGATAAAATCTCGTTGGCGCGTGAAGGCATGGTCAATAATGCCATCGGATATCGCTGTGTGCGCTTGATTGCCGAAGCGGCGGCAGGCGTGCGCTGGAAGGCAAGTGAGGGCGGCGAGGATGCGCTTGCTCTGCTGGATAATCCAAATCCTGAACAATCGGGTATTGAGTTGATGGAAGCGTTTTACGGCCATCTGCAAACCAATGGCAATGCCTATCTGCATGGTGTGGTGCTGGATGATGGCGCGCAGCCGCAATTGCCGCGTCAGATATATACGCTGCGGCCTGATCGGGTGACGCCGATTATTGGCGCGCATGGTTGGCCGCTTGGGTGGAATTACAAAGTGGACCGTATGGGTAAGCGTTTTATGCGCGAGGCGGATGGCTGGTCGCCTGTGCTGCACTTTAAGCTGTTTCACCCATTGCATGATCATGACGGGCTTGCGCCATTGGAAGCAGCTGGCAAGGCGGTGGATGTGCATAATGCGGGCGCGGCGTGGGCCAAGGCGTTGATTGATAATTCGGCGCGGCCATCGGGTGCTTTGGTATATGGTAAGGGCGGGGATCGTATGACGCCTGAGCAATTTTCACGGCTGAAACAAGAGCTTGAGGAATTGCATACGGGAGCGAGCAATGCAGGGCGACCTATGCTGCTTGAGGGTGGTTTGGATTGGAAGCCCATGAGCCTGACGCCTGCGGATATGGACTTTATCGCTGCGCGCCATGATGCAGCGCGTGAGATTGCCTTGGCCTTTGGTGTGCCGCCCATGATGCTGGGTATTCCTGGCGACAACACCTATTCCAATTATAAGGAAGCCAATATGGCTTTCTGGCGTTTAACGGTGTTGCCATTGGTGGAGAAGGCTGGACGAAGCTTGTCTAACTGGCTGTCCGTGCGCTCGCAGGGGCGCATAGAGCTGCGTCCTGACCTTGAGAGCATTACTGCCCTGACATCCGAGCGAGATGCGCTGTGGGCGCGACTGGAGAATGCAAGCTATATCAGCGATGATGAGAAGCGCGAGCTTGCCGGTTTACCGCCTGTAACAAAGCGGGGTGAG